A region of the Acidobacteriota bacterium genome:
CGCGGCGGTCGGGAAGATCATGATGAAGGCGGCAAGCCACCAGGTCTGCGCCGAGAGATCGAGGGGCATGGCACCGACGAGGGTGGGGCCACCGACGATCCCGATACCGATCGTCCCGATCACCATCAGCCACGTACTGGCGACCAGCGGATCCATCCGCGACATCAGACGTTTCGAGAGCACCAGGAACAGCGAGAACGACGTCGCGTTGGTGAGGGTCAGGAGGTCGCCGGTCAGCATCCGAGCGCCGAACGCGCTATTACTCGGCGCGATGACCAGTGCGACGCCGCCGGTGGCTATCAGGAGCGCCCATAGCTTGCGTGTCGTGACCCGTTCACGATGGAGCAGCACGGCGATCAGCAATGTGAGTGCAGGAATGCAGGCGTTGATCAACGACGAGTGAGCGGTGCTGGTTCTCGAGAGTCCCTCGATGAACAGGACCTGGTTGATGACAACCCCGAAGATCGACA
Encoded here:
- a CDS encoding DMT family transporter, which produces MNPPSQRLSVVVALVVVQLFYGLHYIAARLVIADIPPRGWAVLRVAGGALVLVLVCLAARKSLRISKLDLRELAVLSIFGVVINQVLFIEGLSRTSTAHSSLINACIPALTLLIAVLLHRERVTTRKLWALLIATGGVALVIAPSNSAFGARMLTGDLLTLTNATSFSLFLVLSKRLMSRMDPLVASTWLMVIGTIGIGIVGGPTLVGAMPLDLSAQTWWLAAFIMIFPTAAVYVLAYWALKRIESSSVALFVYLQPIIASTLAVWLFGEALGWPVFVGGSLIFAGIFLTLRRQRDLRQ